Proteins from a genomic interval of Lycium ferocissimum isolate CSIRO_LF1 chromosome 2, AGI_CSIRO_Lferr_CH_V1, whole genome shotgun sequence:
- the LOC132047368 gene encoding ATP-dependent DNA helicase At3g02060, chloroplastic: MAAAKASLLFCPEGFRLCKPFPTTTITATHQKPSPCSITLTKVLNADAVYTKLPPRVRKEQERDAISLLNDRIRREHAKRDHSIPLRPAMDSEEADKYIQLVKEQQQRGLQKLKTKQAAANDNSAQPTFSYKVDPYTLRSGDFVVHSKVGIGRFVGIKFDLPKDSKEPIEYVFIEYADGMAKLPVYQASRFLYRYNLPNETKRPRTLSKLSDTSAWERRRMKGKVAVQKMVVDLMELYLHRLKQKRPPYPKTPAMAEFASHFPFEPTPDQKQAFLDVERDLTERENPMDRLICGDVGFGKTEVALRAIFCVVSSGKQAMVLAPTIVLAKQHFGVVSERFSRYPNIRVGLLSRFQTKSEKEEYLSMIKDGHVDIMVGTHSLLGNRVEYNNLGLLVVDEEQRFGVKQKEKIASFKTSVDVLTLSATPIPRTLYLALTGFRDASLISTPPPERVPIRTHLSAYSKDKVISAIKHELDRGGRVFFVLPRIKGLEDVMEFLEQTFPHVEIAIAHGKQYSKQLEETMERFARGDIRILICTNIVESGLDIQNANTIIIQDVQQFGLAQLYQLRGRVGRADKEAHAHLFYPDKSLLSDHALERLAALEECCELGQGFQLAERDMAIRGFGNIFGEQQTGDVGNVGIDLFFEMLFESLSKVDEHRVISVPYHAMKLDININPHLPSDYINHLENPMQIINGAEKAAEKDIFSLMQFTENLRRQYGKEPYSMEILLKKLYVKRMAADLGITSIYASGKMVGMKTNMSKKVFKLITDSATSDVHQNSLIFEDGQIKAELLLELPKEQLLNWIFQCLAELYSSLPTLIKY, encoded by the exons ATGGCAGCTGCAAAGGCGTCCCTCCTCTTCTGTCCTGAGGGCTTTCGTCTCTGCAAACCGTTCCCCACTACTACTATTACTGCTACTCATCAAAAGCCCTCCCCTTGTTCTATTACCTTAACCAAGGTCCTGAATGCGGATGCTGTATATACTAAATTGCCTCCCCGAGTACGGAAGGAGCAGGAGCGAGACGCCATCTCTCTCCTTAACGACCGAATTCGGCGGGAGCATGCTAAGAGAGATCACTCCATTCCTCTTAGGCCTGCCATGGATTCCGAGGAGGCTGATAAGTACATTCAGCTGGTCAAGGAGCAGCAGCAAAGGGGCCTCCAGAAACTCAAAACCAAACAAGCTGCTGCAAATGATAATTCAGCTCAACCTACTTTTAGTTACAAGGTCGACCCTTACACTCTCCGTTCCGGCGATTTCGTCGTCCACAGCAAGGTTGGAATTGGACGATTCGTCGGCATCAAATTTGACCTTCCCAAGGATTCCAAGGAGCCTATCGAATATGTCTTTATTGAGTACGCTGATGGTATGGCTAAATTACCCGTCTACCAGGCATCTCGTTTTCTCTACCGTTACAATCT TCCTAATGAAACCAAAAGACCACGGACTTTGAGCAAGTTAAGCGATACTAGTGCATGGGAGAGGAGAAGGATGAAGGGTAAAGTTGCAGTTCAGAAAATGGTTGTAGATCTAATGGAGCTATACCTACACAGGCTAAAACAAAAAAGGCCTCCATACCCAAAGACTCCAGCTATGGCTGAATTTGCATCTCACTTCCCTTTTGAGCCCACACCGGATCAGAAACAG GCTTTCTTAGATGTAGAAAGGGACTTGACAGAGAGGGAAAATCCAATGGACAGATTAATTTGTGGAGATGTTGGTTTTGGTAAAACTGAAGTTGCACTGCGTGCCATCTTCTGTGTAGTCTCTTCAGGGAAGCAAGCTATGGTTCTAGCGCCAACTATAGTTTTGGCTAAACAACATTTTGGTGTTGTCTCAGAGAGATTCTCAAGATATCCTAACATAAGAGTTGGACTTCTTAGCAGGTTTCAG ACCAAGTCAGAGAAAGAGGAGTACTTGAGTATGATTAAAGACGGACATGTGGACATTATGGTTGGGACTCATTCACTACTTGGCAATCGAGTTGAATATAACAATCTGGGTCTACTTGTGGTTGATGAGGAACAG AGGTTTGGTGTAAAACAGAAGGAGAAGATTGCTTCATTTAAAACTTCAGTGGATGTACTCACACTTTCAGCAACGCCTATTCCGAGAACTCTCTATTTAGCATTAACTGGATTCCGTGACGCTAG TTTGATCTCAACACCACCTCCTGAGAGAGTTCCAATAAGAACACATCTTTCAGCTTACAGCAAGGACAAAGTAATATCAGCTATCAAGCATGAATTGGACCGTGGTGGCCGAGTTTTTTTTGTCTTGCCCCGCATTAAGG GTCTTGAAGATGTTATGGAATTTTTAGAACAAACATTTCCACATGTTGAGATAGCTATTGCTCATGGAAAG CAATACTCAAAACAACTTGAGGAAACTATGGAAAGATTTGCACGAGgagatattagaattcttataTGTACAAACATAGTGGAAAGTGGCCTTGATATTCAAAATGCAAACACAATCATCATTCAAGATGTTCAGCAATTTGGACTTGCACAATTGTATCAG TTACGTGGAAGGGTCGGACGGGCGGATAAGGAAGCTCATGCACACTTATTTTATCCCGACAAATCACTTCTTTCTGACCACGCACTA GAGAGGCTTGCTGCTCTTGAAGAGTGCTGTGAACTTGGCCAGGGTTTTCAGCTTGCAGAAAGAGACATGGCTATTAGAGGATTTGGCAATATTTTCGGCGAGCAACAGACAGGGGATGTCGGCAATGTGGGCATTGATCTATTCTTTGAGATGCTGTTTGAAAGCTTGTCAAAG GTTGATGAGCATCGTGTAATATCAGTTCCTTACCATGCAATGAAG CTTGATATCAATATAAACCCTCATCTTCCTTCCGACTACATAAATCATTTGGAGAACCCCATGCAAATCATTAATGGCGCTGAAAAAGCAGCTGAAAAGGACATTTTCAGCTTGATGCAATTTACGGAAAATTTGAGGCGTCAGTATGGCAAAGAACCTTACTCTATGGAAATCCTATTGAAGAAGCTATATGTCAAAAGAATGGCAGCAGATTTAGGAATTACCAGCATATATGCTTCAGGAAAGATGGTTGGCATGAAAACAAACATGTCAAAAAAGGTTTTCAAGTTGATAACTGATTCAGCAACTTCAGATGTTCATCAGAATTCTCTGATATTTGAAGATGGCCAAATAAAG GCTGAACTGCTCTTGGAGCTACCTAAAGAACAGTTGCTGAATTGGATCTTCCAATGCCTAGCAGAATTATATTCCTCATTGCCGACCTTGATAAAATATTAG
- the LOC132047367 gene encoding uncharacterized protein LOC132047367 translates to MWESDSCHSCGKSGHWARQCPNKASVGDDFDGKKFRRSLPCRCGAGCCKLFTSNTLKNPGRNFYRCPANDKSKCQFFKWADEVNFDEFINVPLCRCGADFCRVGAESDAGRIFFICPIKKGHGACDYKLWLDAEEAVARSAQVNESTSSSLSTLTSVDVSSASSDLVEECSVRSGVGDMDTSPEEIYYNLNTFPATTGPLKSRTVILEDFIGEDEVLDEPSRKHCKRSRKGELKVGDTSLLSSTGCLQLPATKSRNCLADEMLHLSLVESEGEIHPIQTEVCKQILVDVPASFAPSLAHSSVSPMHLVATMDWMLNSIHPNLNVALQGWWGRLAFPPPRCLMVPSVEHFTPYVFPPEPIFILQDAGREDDASPATQQRNLLPTEINISSMLTVDEDVQLLDSIKKKPDGKSFQGGGQNSTMRCSISKVFWQAADRLQKDLLTLLESMDINDHKTMIKETDATFAALDQLGVDRQHFSERVETFISSVSSLAKIECSLSSDQCFETLVNHWISEKLKLDELSHAHVEAINASTLVEQRLLKLEDEASVVRARLSQIEAELAHCEVENSALRYRLEHISEEKKNSEESLSIALKELENAQEQRNAAKTAYETAKAMLHE, encoded by the exons ATGTGGGAGAGTGATAGTTGTCATAGTTGTGGCAAGTCAGGGCACTGGGCAAGACAATGCCCCAACAAAGCCAGCGTGGGCGATGATTTTGATGGTAAGAAATTTCGACGGTCCTTGCCCTGCCGTTGCGGTGCTGGTTGTTGCAAACTTTTCACCTCAAACACACTTAAAAACCCTGGACGCAATTTCTATCGCTGCCCCGCCAACGAC AAAAGCAAGTGTCAGTTTTTCAAGTGGGCTGACGAGGTAAACTTTGACGAATTTATTAATGTTCCGCTTTGCCGTTGCGGTGCTGACTTTTGCCGGGTGGGTGCCGAGAGTGATGCGGGTCGGATTTTCTTCATCTGTCCAATTAAAAAG GGACATGGAGCTTGTGACTACAAACTATGGCTAGATGCTGAGGAAGCAGTAGCAAGAAGCGCCCAAGTAAATGAAAGCACTAGTTCATCTCTGTCGACACTGACCAGTGTTGATGTCAGTTCTGCATCTAGTGACTTGGTTGAGGAATGCAGTGTAAGATCCGGAGTTGGTGATATGGACACATCTCCTGAAGAGATTTATTATAACCTCAACACTTTTCCTGCAACAACTGGACCACTGAAGAGTCGCACAGTAATTTTAGAGGATTTCATTGGAGAGGACGAGGTGTTGGATGAACCTTCAAGAAAGCACTGCAAAAGATCACGAAAAGGTGAGCTTAAAGTTGGTGATACTTCTCTTCTCTCTTCAACTGGTTGCTTGCAGTTGCCAGCAACAAAGTCGAGGAACTGTTTGGCTGACGAAATGCTTCATCTGTCTCTTGTGGAATCTGAGGGGGAGATTCATCCAATACAGACTGAAGTTTGCAAACAGATTCTTGTAGATGTTCCAG CTTCATTTGCTCCTTCCCTAGCTCATTCTTCTGTCTCACCAATGCATTTGGTGGCAACAATGGATTGGATGTTAAATTCTATTCATCCAAATTTAAATGTTGCACTCCAGGGTTGGTGGGGCAGGCTTGCCTTCCCCCCTCCTCGGTGCTTGATGGTACCCTCAGTAGAGCATTTTACGCCCT ATGTTTTTCCTCCTGAGCCCATCTTTATCCTTCAAGATGCGGGTAGAGAAGATGATGCTTCCCCAGCCACTCAGCAAAGAAATCTTTTACCAACTGAAATTAACATCTCTTCAATGCTTACGGTTGATGAAGATGTGCAGCTCCTAGACTCTATCAAAAAGAAGCCTGATGGAAAAAGTTTCCAGGGAGGTGGACAAAACAGCACTATGCGGTGTTCGATCTCAAAGGTATTTTGGCAGGCTGCTGATCGTCTTCAGAAGGATCTTCTTACCCTTCTTGAGTCGATGGATATCAATGATCACAAAACTATGATCAAAGAGACAGATGCTACTTTTGCTGCTCTGGACCAATTAGGTGTTGATCGCCAACATTTTAGTGAACGAGTGGAGACTTTTATTTCTTCTGTATCATCACTGGCTAAAATTGAATGCTCTTTATCCAGTGATCAATGCTTTGAAACCCTTGTTAATCACTGGATTTCCGAGAAACTAAAATTAGATGAGCTTTCTCATGCTCATGTTGAGGCAATTAATGCTTCTACTCTTGTTGAGCAACGCCTTCTAAAGCTTGAGGACGAAGCTTCTGTGGTTAGAGCTAGGCTTTCTCAAATCGAGGCTGAATTAGCCCATTGTGAGGTGGAGAACTCAGCTCTGCGATACAGATTGGAACATATCAGTGAGGAGAAGAAAAATTCTGAGGAGAGTCTTTCGATTGCATTGAAGGAGTTGGAGAATGCTCAAGAACAGCGAAATGCTGCAAAGACAGCATATGAGACAGCAAAAGCTATGCTTCATGAATAA